Proteins co-encoded in one Thamnophis elegans isolate rThaEle1 chromosome 1, rThaEle1.pri, whole genome shotgun sequence genomic window:
- the FAM161B gene encoding protein FAM161B isoform X1: MTVSQAANGAQAKPLPEEAQRVFPIKVESESEVELGSNITGNELLDFLKPQQDQFYDQFYDSLQDLKRKNRQSLLELGLLYQEKLKNAHHSPRKDKELEDFFQDNGRLMLPIKFQNDLRCGNIKSWNSFSDITLDSSKDEKNHYSFLQSCSKPKSASTLGISSLTIPQPFNMTRRETHQKSQFLTSQALLEKESTAYKRQLQEAAECQKQFRAQPVPAHIYLPLYQEIMEKNEIRRQVETQKRKELLVSMQKPFSFQIKEEKRKEATRQQFLNILTPAKKIAPKFRKNVPKSTYEPMLGDKLEEAELLRKIRIHLRAKELLEKSGAPIELDNKQREKKSQIASKNREQKLSFLQSNFSFKPRINTSVPDFEQLYWAFQRKVVSKQEIKEATRNKPFRLRTANLSCRHKMCDKMMDFQQPSTAPIQRSRSFNCLSSLSPNTLPIYITDAVRKRAGAIKLLQENKKYKENEGARWAELQRKKCQAIYKSVTCRAKAMDPHKSLEETHKEKLKQNWQNGQKRTREYKKELEEMKMRVKNRPYLFEQVATHSACQGAQKLFKDTLQQFGLNEEFVKKKGQEATNTVEKQQDFELKRNHKFQSGTEADIIKQLSEEGLKRLELK, translated from the exons ATGACGGTGTCTCAAGCTGCTAATGGAGCCCAAGCGAAGCCTCTTCCGGAAGAGGCACAACGG GTATTTCCGATTAAAGTGGAGTCAGAGTCAGAAGTGGAATTAGGTAGTAACATCACTGGAAATGAGCTACTGGATTTTCTTAAGCCACAGCAAGACCAGTTTTATGATCAATTTTATGATTCACTTCAGGATCTCAAAAGGAAAAACAGGCAGAGTTTGTTAGAATTAGGACTCTTATATCAAGAAAAACTGAAAAATGCTCATCACTCACCCAGAAAAGACAAAGAACTAGAAGATTTTTTCCAGGACAATGGAAGACTAATGCTGCCAATAAAATTCCAGAATGATCTGAG gTGTGGTAATATAAAAAGTTGGAACTCTTTCTCTGATATCACTTTAGATAGCTCAAAAGATGAGAAAAATCATTACTCATTTCTTCAGTCttgttcaaaaccaaagagcGCCTCAACTCTTGGGATTTCCTCCCTCACAATTCCTCAGCCCTTCAACATGACCCGTCGAGAAACTCATCAAAAATCTCAGTTTCTAACATCACAGGCATTGCTTGAAAAAGAGTCAACTGCATACAAAAGGCAATTGCAAGAGGCTGCAGAATGCCAAAAACAATTTAGAGCACAGCCGGTGCCTGCTCATATCTATCTGCCGCTCTACCAGGAAAtaatggaaaagaatgaaatcCGTAGACAAGTAGAAACTCAAAAAAGAAAGGAGCTGCTAGTTTCAATGCAAAAACCCTTCAGCTTTcagataaaagaagaaaagagaaaagaggccACCAGACAGCAGTTTCTGAACATTTTAACCCCAGCTAAGAAAATAGCACCAAAGTTCAGGAAAAATGTCCCCAAGTCCACATATGAGCCAATGCTTGGGGATAAACTCGAAG AAGCTGAACTCTTAAGAAAAATCCGTATTCACTTGAGAGCCAAGGAATTATTGGAAAAGTCTGGGGCCCCCATTGAGCTTGACAATAAGCAGAGGGAGAAAAAATCCCAAATTGCCTCCAAAAATAGGGAGCAAAAGTTGAGTTTTCTGCAAAGCAACTTTAGTTTTAAGCCAAGAATTAATACTTCAGTGCCTGATTTTGAACAACTTTACTGGGCATTTCAGAGAAAAGTAGTAAGCAAGCAAGAAATTAAAGAAGCAACTCGAAATAAACCATTCAGACTGAGAACAGCAAATCTCAGTTGCAGACATAAAATGTGTGACAAGATGATG GATTTTCAGCAACCTTCTACAGCACCAATACAAAGAAGTCGGTCTTTTAATTGTCTTTCATCCCTTTCTCCCAATACACTTCCAATATATATTACAGATGCAGTGAGAAAGAGGGCAGGTGCTATTAA ACTCctgcaagaaaataagaaatacaagGAGAATGAAGGAGCTCGCTGGGCAGagctacaaagaaaaaaatgtcaagcaatatataaatcagtgACTTGTCGAGCAAAAGCTATGGATCCACATAAAAGTTTGGAAGAGACACACAAAGAAAAACTGAAGCAAAACTG gcaaaatggccaaaaaaggaCAAGAGAGTATAAGAAAGAACTAGAAGAGATGAAGATGCGCGTGAAGAACAGACCTTACCTATTTGAACAAGTCGCAACA CATAGTGCCTGTCAAGGAGCACAGAAGCTTTTTAAAGACACCTTGCAGCAATTTGGATTAAATGAAGAGTTTGTGAAAAAGAAGGGGCAAGAAGCCACTAACACAGTAGAAAAGCAACAGGATTTTGAATTGAAAAG AAATCACAAATTCCAGAGCGGTACTGAGGCTGACATCATAAAACAGCTATCCGAAGAGGGTCTAAAAAGATTGGAATTAAAGTAG
- the FAM161B gene encoding protein FAM161B isoform X2, translating into MTVSQAANGAQAKPLPEEAQRVFPIKVESESEVELGSNITGNELLDFLKPQQDQFYDQFYDSLQDLKRKNRQSLLELGLLYQEKLKNAHHSPRKDKELEDFFQDNGRLMLPIKFQNDLRCGNIKSWNSFSDITLDSSKDEKNHYSFLQSCSKPKSASTLGISSLTIPQPFNMTRRETHQKSQFLTSQALLEKESTAYKRQLQEAAECQKQFRAQPVPAHIYLPLYQEIMEKNEIRRQVETQKRKELLVSMQKPFSFQIKEEKRKEATRQQFLNILTPAKKIAPKFRKNVPKSTYEPMLGDKLEEAELLRKIRIHLRAKELLEKSGAPIELDNKQREKKSQIASKNREQKLSFLQSNFSFKPRINTSVPDFEQLYWAFQRKVVSKQEIKEATRNKPFRLRTANLSCRHKMCDKMMDFQQPSTAPIQRSRSFNCLSSLSPNTLPIYITDAVRKRAGAIKLLQENKKYKENEGARWAELQRKKCQAIYKSVTCRAKAMDPHKSLEETHKEKLKQNWQNGQKRTREYKKELEEMKMRVKNRPYLFEQVATHSACQGAQKLFKDTLQQFGLNEEFVKKKGQEATNTVEKQQDFELKRNTKVSQDFSI; encoded by the exons ATGACGGTGTCTCAAGCTGCTAATGGAGCCCAAGCGAAGCCTCTTCCGGAAGAGGCACAACGG GTATTTCCGATTAAAGTGGAGTCAGAGTCAGAAGTGGAATTAGGTAGTAACATCACTGGAAATGAGCTACTGGATTTTCTTAAGCCACAGCAAGACCAGTTTTATGATCAATTTTATGATTCACTTCAGGATCTCAAAAGGAAAAACAGGCAGAGTTTGTTAGAATTAGGACTCTTATATCAAGAAAAACTGAAAAATGCTCATCACTCACCCAGAAAAGACAAAGAACTAGAAGATTTTTTCCAGGACAATGGAAGACTAATGCTGCCAATAAAATTCCAGAATGATCTGAG gTGTGGTAATATAAAAAGTTGGAACTCTTTCTCTGATATCACTTTAGATAGCTCAAAAGATGAGAAAAATCATTACTCATTTCTTCAGTCttgttcaaaaccaaagagcGCCTCAACTCTTGGGATTTCCTCCCTCACAATTCCTCAGCCCTTCAACATGACCCGTCGAGAAACTCATCAAAAATCTCAGTTTCTAACATCACAGGCATTGCTTGAAAAAGAGTCAACTGCATACAAAAGGCAATTGCAAGAGGCTGCAGAATGCCAAAAACAATTTAGAGCACAGCCGGTGCCTGCTCATATCTATCTGCCGCTCTACCAGGAAAtaatggaaaagaatgaaatcCGTAGACAAGTAGAAACTCAAAAAAGAAAGGAGCTGCTAGTTTCAATGCAAAAACCCTTCAGCTTTcagataaaagaagaaaagagaaaagaggccACCAGACAGCAGTTTCTGAACATTTTAACCCCAGCTAAGAAAATAGCACCAAAGTTCAGGAAAAATGTCCCCAAGTCCACATATGAGCCAATGCTTGGGGATAAACTCGAAG AAGCTGAACTCTTAAGAAAAATCCGTATTCACTTGAGAGCCAAGGAATTATTGGAAAAGTCTGGGGCCCCCATTGAGCTTGACAATAAGCAGAGGGAGAAAAAATCCCAAATTGCCTCCAAAAATAGGGAGCAAAAGTTGAGTTTTCTGCAAAGCAACTTTAGTTTTAAGCCAAGAATTAATACTTCAGTGCCTGATTTTGAACAACTTTACTGGGCATTTCAGAGAAAAGTAGTAAGCAAGCAAGAAATTAAAGAAGCAACTCGAAATAAACCATTCAGACTGAGAACAGCAAATCTCAGTTGCAGACATAAAATGTGTGACAAGATGATG GATTTTCAGCAACCTTCTACAGCACCAATACAAAGAAGTCGGTCTTTTAATTGTCTTTCATCCCTTTCTCCCAATACACTTCCAATATATATTACAGATGCAGTGAGAAAGAGGGCAGGTGCTATTAA ACTCctgcaagaaaataagaaatacaagGAGAATGAAGGAGCTCGCTGGGCAGagctacaaagaaaaaaatgtcaagcaatatataaatcagtgACTTGTCGAGCAAAAGCTATGGATCCACATAAAAGTTTGGAAGAGACACACAAAGAAAAACTGAAGCAAAACTG gcaaaatggccaaaaaaggaCAAGAGAGTATAAGAAAGAACTAGAAGAGATGAAGATGCGCGTGAAGAACAGACCTTACCTATTTGAACAAGTCGCAACA CATAGTGCCTGTCAAGGAGCACAGAAGCTTTTTAAAGACACCTTGCAGCAATTTGGATTAAATGAAGAGTTTGTGAAAAAGAAGGGGCAAGAAGCCACTAACACAGTAGAAAAGCAACAGGATTTTGAATTGAAAAG